One window of Fusarium keratoplasticum isolate Fu6.1 chromosome 2, whole genome shotgun sequence genomic DNA carries:
- a CDS encoding Oxidored-FMN domain-containing protein gives MTVSKATKLFTPIKVGAVNLQHRVVLAPLTRRRADAATAVPADWAAEYYAQRSSPGGLLVSEGTFIAEEAGGLPNVPGIYSKEQIAAWKGITDAVHAKGGIIYCQIWALGRAAKPNVVSTVWSAGSKPLVPEGAASSDPPPNFKVLSESDIDRFVGHYRQAALNAVEAGFDGVEIHGANGYLVDQFLQSNSNDRTDSYGGSLENRLRFPLRVLNAVSDAIGPERVGIRMSPFSRFQGMREADPLALFVPWAKAIVKAQPSLAFVHAVEPRADGSQDTPEHLRRAEDTLAPIREVLNSAGVKFIVAGGFLPETAIKHASETDDLVAFGRYFIPNPDLPARIENGWPLTKYDRSLFYTQNEVGYTDYPPYNDNESRL, from the exons ATGACAGTTTCGAAGGCGACAAAGCTGTTCACGCCGATCAAGGTCGGCGCCGTCAACTTGCAACACCGAGTTGTTCTGGCGCCGCTGACACGAAGGCGTGCAGATGCTGCAACGGCTGTACCAGCTGATTGGGCGGCTGAGTACTACGCTCAGCGATCTTCAC CTGGCGGGTTGCTTGTCTCTGAAGGGACCTTTATCGCTGAAGAAGCGGGGGGCCTTCCCAACGTTCCAG GAATCTACTCCAAGGAGCAGATAGCAGCCTGGAAAGGTATCACGGACGCAGTTCATGCTAAGGGAGGCATCATCTACTGTCAAATCTGGGCTCTCGG ACGGGCCGCAAAGCCAAATGTTGTATCGACTGTTTGGAGCGCTGGTTCAAAGCCCCTTGTTCCGGAGGGCGCTGCGTCAAGTGACCCGCCTCCCAACTTCAAGGTCCTAAGCGAGTCTGATATCGATCGATTTGTTGGGCACTATCGACAGGCTGCCCTCAACGCAGTCGAGGCTGGCTTTGACGGAGTCGAGATTCATGGCGCCAACGGATAT CTCGTTGATCAGTTT CTTCAGTCAAATTCCAACGACCGCACAGACTCGTATGGAGGTAGCCTCGAGAACCGTCTCCGCTTCCCATTGAGGGTTCTCAATGCCGTCAGTGACGCCATCGGCCCCGAACGTGTCGGCATCCGAATGTCGCCCTTCTCCCGCTTCCAGGGCATGCGTGAGGCCGACCCCCTGGCCCTCTTCGTCCCctgggccaaggccatcgtcaAAGCTCAGCCATCTCTGGCATTTGTTCACGCTGTGGAGCCACGAGCCGACGGATCGCAGGATACACCTGAGCACTTGCGAAGGGCAGAGGACACATTGGCGCCCATCCGTGAGGTCCTTAACAGTGCTGGAGTCAAGTTCATTGTTGCCGGAGGATTTCTGCCCGAGACAGCCATTAAGCATGCGAGCGAAACGGATGATCTCGTGGCTTTTGGGAGATACTTCATTC CGAACCCCGACCTCCCAGCACGAATCGAGAATGGCTGGCCACTGACAAAGTATGACCGCTCACTCTTTTACACTCAGAATGAAGTGGGATACACCGA TTACCCTCCATACAACGACAATGAATCTAGACTTTGA
- a CDS encoding RNase H type-1 domain-containing protein — protein MSFVKEAIRDLCAKAQDVFSRSERAWLAAREAWNEDPDTRAQSDGTILTEPQETPESTGGRMGRKNKNKAEKAEKGMCKKMRVGSSVDIFVKPPEKALERALLSDGVPSDASRLVLWTDASEKRTPSHASSLTGIAVVFRHKFHWVRITARLNHFNNIAIAETQAIVYALDYAVQQSAQLGVPLRQVEIFTDSQSALMNLARTKPPKLKRKTRKGALEVNKALLESAKKAMDALDAAGIGLELHWVPRGKAKGNKVADEGSRLARLAMADLVLPDHVMIEVIPTLDDKEVLQVPVEETLAYARATSAHRRLMAEGVAKMFTSQVEPPPIKPPSGKPASIESPGATHSLIPDAALYPVDLLGMKPVSENQPMLEVQHPAKPEPEQQPEKQATARVGLNMPRPEATFVRDVHVPDRWAAPQSPRSDRAEGWPDVRDASRF, from the exons ATGTCCTTCGTCAAGGAAGCTATTCGAGACCTCTGTGCCAAAGCTCAGGATGTGTTTTCCCGTTCCGAGAGAGCCTGGCTCGCCGCGCGTGAGGCGTGGAACGAGGACCCCGATACGCGGGCACAGAGTGACGGCACAATCCTGACTGAACCCCAAGAGACTCCAGAATCGACAGGCGGGCGCATGGGCaggaagaacaagaacaaggcagAAAAGGCAGAAAAGGGAATGTGCAAGAAAATGCGAGTTGGGTCATCTGTCGACATTTTCGTCAAACCACCGGAAAAGGCACTCGAGCGGGCACTTCTATCGGACGGCGTACCGAGTGATGCCTCGCGCTTGGTTCTCTGGACTGACGCTTCAGAAAAGCGTACCCCTAGCCACGCCTCCAGTCTCACAGGCATAGCTGTGGTATTCCGACACAAGTTCCACTGGGTACGAATTACGGCCCGGTTGAACCATttcaacaacatcgccatTGCAGAGACTCAGGCCATTGTATATGCCCTTGACTATGCAGTACAGCAGTCTGCACAACTAGGCGTTCCCTTGCGCCAAGTTGAGATCTTCACTGACAGCCAGAGTGCGCTGATGAACTTGGCAAGAACAAAGCCCCCAAAGCTCAAGCGCAAGACCCGCAAGGGGGCGCTCGAAGTCAACAAGGCACTACTCGagtcagccaagaaggcaatGGATGCGCTGGATGCAGCTGGTATCGGTCTGGAGTTGCACTGGGTCCCGCGAGGCAAAGCCAAGGGGAACAAAGTTGCAGACGAGGGATCACGGCTTGCAAGACTGGCAATGGCAGACCTTGTATTGCCTGATCACGTTATGATCGAAGTCATCCCAACTCTCGATGACAAGGAAGTTCTCCAGGTGCCCGTAGAAGAGACACTTGC GTATGCAAGAGCGACATCTGCTCATCGCCGACTCATGGCGGAAGGAGTCGCAAAGATGTTTACGTCGCAAGTCGAACCGCCGCCAATCAAACCACCATCCGGCAAACCGGCTTCGATCGAATCACCTGGTGCAACACACTCCCTCATCCCGGACGCGGCGCTTTACCCGGTTGACCTGTTGGGGATGAAGCCTGTGTCTGAGAATCAGCCAATGCTTGAAGTTCAACACCCAGCTAAGCCTGAGCCTGAACAACAACCCGAGAAGCAAGCAACAGCGCGAGTCGGACTTAACATGCCACGACCCGAAGCGACATTTGTCAGAGATGTACATGTCCCAGACCGTTGGGCCGCCCCTCAATCCCCTCGCAGCGATAGGGCTGAGGGATGGCCCGATGTCCGAGATGCATCTCGCTTCTGA
- a CDS encoding MFS domain-containing protein, protein MTRAKDPAGDATTDATETTRLLATSSIESRDGESVVSSSGSGWDGYKDFEGLPWWRRPSVFWLLGPYVIFTLAFGGVVIPKLNLILDLVCRQYFADKQTHDPDFTLNPALLADPQRKFGSDNPECKIPEVQKNVATFMLIMSLLTGSLSAIVVPRIGHLSDRYGRGRLMAFASVGGVLAELITVLAAQYPEVVSYRWMILGSVFDGLTGSFTAGSIMCYSYTSDCTPPSNRAVALGLIQGCLFAGLAFGPLLAGFFIKWTGTSVYLFYVVLGCHTAFALFIWLVVPESLSKRKQLAAREKWQKEQELRVQTSGSWLHTIRTANPFAPLRVLWPRGPGTSPALRRNLVALAADDAIMIGAPISAGAVIILYSELSFDWGNLESSLFISALSMVRVFILMGLLPLINYFGRIRPAARLRRESGVAAVERNSGADNLDVWLLRIALMSDVLGTVGYVLSRSEEFFVTSGMVTALGGLGSATSQAIISKHVPSERVGQLLGAIGMLHALARVFGPVLFNGLYAATVGFFPKAIFVLLASIFGIGLLASFLVRPHVVWHDEPEEEREPLNPGTFDTAAEQVPIDEDQVRFQ, encoded by the exons ATGACGAGGGCCAAGGATCCCGCGGGGGACGCGACCACCGATGCGACCGAGACAACTCGTCTGCTTGCGACCAGCAGCATAGAAAGTAGAGATGGAGAGAGTGTAGTCTCTAGTAGCGGCAGCGGCTGGGATGGCTACAAGGACTTTGAAGGCCTGCCCTGGTGGCGTAGACCGTCG GTCTTTTGGCTACTCGGCCCATATGTCATCTTTACCCTCGCCTTTGGAGGTGTTGTAATTCCAAAGCTCAACTT AATCCTCGACCTTGTTTGTAGGCAATATTTCGCCGACAAGCAGACCCATGATCCAGACTTTACCTTGAATCCCGCCTTGCTTGCAGACCCTCAGCGCAAGTTTGGGAGCGACAACCCCGAGTGCAAGATTCCTGAGGTTCAGAAGAATGTCGCCACGTTCATGTTAATCATGAGTCTCTTGACAGGCTCTCTCAGCGCTATCGTCGTTCCGCGCATCGGTCACTTGTCAGATCGCTATGGTAGGGGTCGTCTCATGGCTTTTGCCTCGGTGGGAGGAGTCCTTGCCGAGCTAATCACCGTCCTCGCGGCCCAATATCCTGAGGTTGTCAGCTATCGGTGGATGATCCTCGGCAGCGTCTTTGACGGTTTGACAGGTTCGTTCACCGCAGGAAGCATCATGTGCTACTCTTACACGAGTGATTGCACACCACCTTCCAACCGGGCCGTCGCTCTGGGGCTTATCCAAGGCTGTCTCTTTGCTGGACTTGCCTTTGGCCCTCTGCTGGCGGGCTTCTTTATCAAGTGGACGGGCACTTCTGTCTACCTCTTCTACGTTGTGCTCGGATGTCATACGGCGTTTGCCCTCTTTATATGGCTCGTCGTGCCCGAGTCTCTCTCCAAGAGGAAGCAGCTGGCAGCTCGTGAGAAGTGGCAAAAGGAGCAGGAACTGCGAGTGCAAACCTCGGGATCCTGGCTTCACACCATCCGAACTGCCAACCCATTTGCGCCCCTAAGGGTCCTTTGGCCTAGGGGTCCGGGGACATCCCCTGCTCTTCGGCGCAACTTGGTGGCTCTCGCGGCtgacgatgccatcatgatcGGAGCTCCCATTTCTGCTGGGGCCGTCATCATCTTGTATTCTGAGCTGAGCTTTGACTGGGGCAACCTGGAAAGCTCCCTGTTCATATCGGCCCTGTCCATGGTCAGGGTCTTTATCCTCATGGGTCTACTCCCCCTCATCAACTACTTCGGGCGTATTCGTCCAGCGGCTCGACTTCGTCGCGAGTCTGGAGTAGCTGCGGTGGAGAGGAACTCGGGTGCTGACAACCTGGATGTGTGGCTGCTCCGTATCGCTCTCATGTCAGATGTTCTGGGAACAGTGGGATATGTTCTCTCCCGCTCGGAAGAATTCTTTGTGACCAGCGGCATGGTCACAGCCTTAGGTGGGCTGGGAAGTGCTACAAGTCAGGCTATCATCAGCAAGCATGTTCCCTCAGAGAGGGTAGGCCAGCTGCTCGGAGCCATTGGCATGCTGCACGCTCTGGCGAGAGTGTTTGGCCCGGTTTTATTCAACGGTCTTTATGCTGCGACAGTGGGTTTCTTCCCTAAGgccatctttgtcttgcTGGCAAGTATCTTTGGAATTGGCCTATTGGCGAGCTTTCTCGTCAGGCCCCATG TTGTATGGCACgacgagccagaggaggagagggaacCACTCAACCCTGGAACTTTCGATACGGCTGCTGAGCAGGTTCCTATCGATGAAGATCAGGTTAGGTTCCAGTAA
- a CDS encoding HIT domain-containing protein codes for MLASRVRTAARSFTTVSSVRSIMTKTGRAIKFGPFEVTNQVFFTTPHSFALVNLKPLIPGHVLVCPHSPHKRLTDLTPAETADLFTTVQLIQRLLARAYFPSPEPEAGSFSVAVQDGADAGQTVPHVHVHVVPRTPGDMGAPDAVYVKMAGEEGNIGGALWDREMERPKPGGGLKRVDDEDRKPRTEEAMVEEAERYKAILKEMGVE; via the exons ATGCTCGCATCTAGGGTGAGGACGGCAGCTCGGTCATTCACAACTGTCAGCTCTGTGAGAAGCATCATGACAAAAACCGGGAGAGCCATCAAATTTGGCCCGTTCGAGGTGACAAACCAG GTCTTCTTCACAACACCACATTCCTTCGCCTTGGTCAATCTCAAGCCCCTCATACCGGGTCATGTCCTAGTCTGCCCGCACTCACCACACAAGCGCCTGACAGACCTCACGCCCGCCGAGACAGCCGACCTCTTCACGACAGTGCAGCTCATTCAACGGCTCCTCGCGCGTGCCTACTTCCCCTCACCGGAGCCGGAGGCCGGCAGCTTCTCAGTCGCGGTGCAGGACGGCGCCGACGCGGGACAGACAGTGCCCCATGTTCACGTCCACGTTGTGCCCCGGACCCCGGGCGATATGGGTGCCCCAGATGCCGTCTACGTGAAGAtggccggcgaggagggtaACATAGGTGGCGCGCTGTGGGACCGCGAGATGGAAAGGCCCAAGCCTGGGGGCGGTCTGAAGAgggtggatgatgaagatAGAAAGCCTAGGACTGAGgaggccatggtggaggaggcagagcgGTATAAGGCGATCCTGAAGGAGATGGGCGTTGAATGA
- a CDS encoding Pre-mRNA-splicing factor cef-1, with protein sequence MPVVKGGVWTNIEDEILKASVSKYGLNQWARVSSLLARKTPKQCKARWNEWLDPSIKKIEWSKDEDEKLLHLAKIMPTQWRTIAPIVGRTANQCLERYQKLLDEAEARESSSLGLMGPEGGETQAPSADDVRRLRPGELDPDPETKPARPDTIDLDEDEKEMLSEARARLANTQGKKAKRKARERQQEESRRLAALQKRRELKTAGINIKVTTRKKGEMDYNADIPFERKALSGFYDTSEEMAMNEAQRAAFDPRKQQLANKRKGDDDDDKDRKRRKNDKDGSSESYKAALKAGQLQKIREAEQSSKRRALVLPSPQVSEGELEDIVKMGKMGEAANLRARESENDATRGLVNTYSTLNSNAPIRTPKAPEQEDHIANEIRNIRALNETKSALLGGENTPLHEGASSTGFDGITPRKQTISTPNPLATPLRGPDGVGATPRRPGQTPLRTPRDTLALNQDDGMSMASATPRDIRMREVALRSQLKSGLASLPKPKDTEWEFDIPDEQKEAMQVDEMTEEDAAERDRRERERREAEEALEFRRRTQVMQKNLPRPVRVNFTDLVKKASRITNEAQSLIAKESAMLMANDAMRYPLPGGQVNGAPRALQHIDDDALAEARLLIMSETKPLPSLEDIQSAFEARASSSLLLGLGCYNDDEEEQGVAMKAAFDSVQDSIMASAEQGAKLEKKLSLHLGGYQKRQKMLRDKMGGAADALEKARSALAGFKTLAISEDVAIERRLNALREEVGFVSRREREAQEEYRKAKEELDGLMTNGVNGVH encoded by the exons ATGCCCGTCGTCAAGGGAGGCGTGTGGACCAATATCGAGGATGAAATCCTCAAGGCCTCCGTGTCCAAGTATGGCCTCAACCAATGGGCACGTGTCTCGTCGCTGCTTGCGCGCAAGACGCCCAAGCAGTGCAAGGCCCGTTGGAACGAGTGGCTCGATCccagcatcaagaagatcgaATGGAGCAaggacgaagatgagaagCTGCTGCATCTTGCCAAGATTATGCCCACACAGTGGCGCACCATCGCTCCCATCGTCGGTCGAACTGCCAACCAGTGTCTCGAACGATACcagaagctcctcgatgaAGCCGAAGCGCGAGAGTCATCTAGTCTTGGGTTGATGGGCCCGGAAGGAGGCGAGACCCAAGCGCCAAGCGCCGATGATGTGCGACGACTGCGTCCCGGCGAGTTGGATCCCGACCCCGAAACGAAACCCGCACGACCCGACACGATCGATCtcgacgaagatgagaaggagatgtTGAGCGAGGCTCGTGCCCGCCTGGCGAACACCCAGGGTaaaaaggccaagagaaAGGCGCGAGAGCGTCAGCAAGAGGAGTCTCGCCGCCTGGCAGCCTTGCAAAAGAGGCGAGAGCTCAAGACGGCCGGTATCAACATCAAGGTGACGACTCGGAAGAAGGGTGAGATGGATTACAACGCCGATATCCCCTTTGAAAGGAAGGCCCTGTCTGGTTTCTATGATACCTCAGAAGAGATGGCAATGAACGAGGCCCAGCGTGCAGCCTTCGACCCTCGAAAGCAGCAACTGGCCAACAAGCGCAagggcgatgacgatgacgacaaggacagaAAACGGAGGAAGAACGATAAGGACGGGTCATCAGAGTCATACAAAGCCGCCTTGAAGGCTGGTCAACTTCAAAAGATTCGAGAGGCTGAGCAGAGCAGCAAGCGTCGCGCGCTGGTTCTGCCGTCTCCTCAGGTCAGCGAGGGAGAGTTAGAAGATATTGTCAAGATGGGAAAGATGGGCGAGGCTGCCAACTTGAGGGCGCGAGAAAGCGAGAACGATGCGACGCGAGGACTTGTCAACACATATTCGACCCTTAACTCGAACGCCCCTATTCGAACACCCAAGGCGCCTGAGCAAGAAGATCACATCGCCAATGAGATTCGAAATATCCGAGCGCTTAACGAAACCAAGTCAGCCCTCCTGGGCGGCGAGAACACACCTCTGCATGAAGGTGCTTCGTCAACCGGCTTTGATGGAATTACCCCCCGAAAGCAGAcaatctcaacaccaaacccCCTAGCCACACCTCTAAGAGGACccgatggtgttggtgcGACGCCTCGTCGACCAGGACAGACCCCATTACGGACACCACGGGACACGCTCGCTCTGAACCAAGATGACGGCATGTCGATGGCTTCCGCTACTCCCCGAGACATCAGGATGAGGGAAGTGGCTCTACGCAGTCAGCTGAAGTCGGGTCTTGCATCACTTCCCAAGCCCAAAGATACGGAGTGGGAGTTTGATATTCCGGACGAACAGAAGGAAGCTATgcaggttgatgagatgaccgaggaggatgccgCAGAGCGAGACCGTCGAGAACGGGAGAGGCGAGAAGCggaggaggctctcgagTTCCGAAGACGCACTCAGGTCATGCAGAAGAACCTGCCTCGGCCGGTTCGGGTCAATTTTACCGATCtggtgaagaaggcaagCCGTATCACCAACGAAGCTCAGTCActcatcgccaaggagtCAGCCATGCTTATGGCTAACGATGCCATGAGATACCCCCTTCCAGGTGGTCAGGTCAACGGTGCGCCCCGAGCATTACAACATattgacgatgatgcccttgCCGAAGCTCGCCTCTTAATCATGTCGGAGACAAAGCCCCTTCCTAGCCTTGAAGATATCCAGAGTGCGTTCGAAGCTCGTGCAAGCAGCTCGCTGCTCCTGGGCTTGGGATGTtacaacgacgacgaggaagagcaAGGGGTGGCGATGAAGGCGGCATTTGAT TCTGTTCAAGATTCTATCATGGCATCAGCCGAGCAGGGTGCCAAGCTGGAAAAGAAGCTGTCACTTCATCTTGGAGGTTACCAGAAGCGGCAAAAGATGCTGCGCGACAAGATGGGCGGCGCAGCCGATGCTCTAGAGAAGGCTCGGTCTGCACTAGCTGGTTTCAAGACCCTGGCCATTTCAGAGGATGTGGCTATCGAGCGACGACTGAATGCATTGCGTGAAGAGGTTGGCTTTGTGAGCCgacgagagagagaagcaCAGGAAGAGTAcaggaaggccaaggaggagctggacggGCTGATGACAAACGGAGTCAATGGGGTTCATTAA
- a CDS encoding Phosphotransferase, with product MAPTTTSSIKDFLEPLSVDLDKIHSLSQRFLVAFEKLASDSQNQFLPTPISDAILRPEAERSQGCHLAIDIGGTNLRVGFVELGTSSPSDNTAGHAVNGSATHTGSHRYVKRLLERSWPIDEHLKNENPDSLFLWIGKCIAEVVHDGCKTLRLPLDQAMPLGVTFSFPMVQHSLSEATLMSMGKGFAISADLDLGDRLTDGYNRAKPPELPPIRVEAIANDSVSTLVSFIFNFDEAVNRRASMGLILGTGCNATIPLKVSQLHPSKRPRSVVTRPEERAEDVKIAINTEWSINGTAPPLHEVGLVSVWDKVLDSQNELPGFQPLEYMTAGRYLGELGRIMLVDYMTKRLGIAAETLPARLLRRHGLTTTFLSHFKPLRPSVLLAGLREEFPESSGSPPFTWTEELASALYQIAKAIEVRAAGIVAAATLALLTLAGEVPAEGSDVLQQDHELGVGYTGGCIVHFQDYLEDCQEFLGQLVRKRFNGQKAVRVVLSPCHDGGVTGAGILVAAASSSSSKMIDK from the exons ATGGCTCCCACGACAACATCGTCCATCAAGGACTTTCTGGAACCTCTCTCGGTggacctcgacaagatccATTCGCTGTCCCAACGCTTTCTGGTGGCCTTTGAGAAGCTTGCGTCAGATTCGCAGAACCAGTTTCTGCCTACGCCCATCTCGGATGCCATTCTACGGCCAGAGGCTGAGAGGAGCCAAGGATG CCACCTAGCCATAGACAT AGGCGGTACAAATTTGAGAGTTGGCTTCGTCGAGCTCGGGACGTCTTCTCCGTCAGACAACACAGCCGGTCATGCCGTCAATGGATCGGCCACTCACACCGGATCGCACAGATATGTGAAGCGTCTACTAGAACGGTCGTGGCCCATCGACGAGCACCTCAAGAACGAGAACCCCgacagcctcttcctctggatTGGCAAATGCATCGCCGAGGTGGTCCACGATGGCTGTAAGACGTTGCGTCTGCCGCTCGACCAGGCCATGCCGCTGGGTGTGACGTTTAGCTTCCCCATGGTGCAGCACTCTCTGTCCGAGGCCACGCTCATGTCCATGGGCAAGGGATTCGCCATCTCTGCTGACTTGGATCTTGGTGACCGCCTCACCGACGGATATAACCGTGCAAAACCGCCGGAGCTGCCGCCCATCCgcgtcgaggccatcgccaacgacTCGGTGTCGACACTTGTCTcgttcatcttcaactttgacgaggctgtGAACCGACGAGCCTCGATGGGCCTGATCCTCGGAACGGGCTGCAACGCCACCATCCCTCTCAAAGTGAGCCAACTGCACCCGAGCAAACGCCCGCGAAGCGTTGTGACCCGGCCGGAGGAGCGAGCAGAGGACGTCAAgatcgccatcaacaccgAGTGGAGCATCAACGGCACGGCGCCTCCCCTGCACGAGGTGGGCTTGGTGAGTGTATGGGACAAGGTGCTCGACTCGCAGAACGAGCTGCCCGGGTTCCAGCCGCTCGAGTATATGACGGCGGGGAGGTACTTGGGCGAGCTCGGGCGCATCATGCTGGTCGACTACATGACGAAGCGCCTGGGGATCGCGGCGGAGACGCTGCCCGCGAGGCTGCTGCGGCGACACGGTCTCACAACCACGTTCCTGAGTCACTTCAAGCCGCTCCGGCCGTCGGTCCTGCTCGCCGGCCTGCGGGAGGAATTCCCCGAGTCATCGGGCTCGCCGCCATTCACGTGGACCGAAGAGCTGGCCAGCGCCCTCTACCAGATCGCCAAGGCCATAGAAGTCCGCGCAGCCGGCATAGTGGCGGCCGCGACGTTGGCGCTGCTGACGCTGGCAGGGGAAGTTCCAGCAGAGGGCTCCGATGTCCTGCAGCAGGATCACGAACTGGGAGTCGGTTACACGGGCGGATGCATCGTGCACTTCCAGGACTACCTCGAGGACTGCCAGGAGTTTCTGGGCCAGCTGGTGAGGAAACGGTTCAACGGGCAGAAGGCGGTTCGAGTAGTACTGAGCCCGTGTCACGACGGCGGTGTTACGGGAGCCGGTATTCTCGTGGCGgctgcgtcgtcgtcgtcgagcaAGATGATAGACAAGTAG
- a CDS encoding Serine/threonine-protein phosphatase — MDTNMEDVGRAPADASPVLNLEPTTIPTLDGWIESLMGCKQLAESDVQRLCDKAREVLQEESNVQPVKCPVTVCGDIHGQFHDLMELFKIGGPNPDTNYLFMGDYVDRGYYSVETVTLLVALKIRYPQRITILRGNHESRQITQVYGFYDECLRKYGNANVWKYFTDLFDYLPLTALIDNQIFCLHGGLSPSIDTLDNIRALDRIQEVPHEGPMCDLLWSDPDDRCGWGISPRGAGYTFGQDISEAFNHNNGLTLIARAHQLVMEGYNWSQDRNVVTIFSAPNYCYRCGNQAAIMEIDEHLKYTFLQFDPCPRAGEPMVSRRTPDYFL, encoded by the exons ATGGACACCAATATGGAGGATGTCGGGCGCGCACCCGCCGATGCGTCCCCcgttctcaacctcgagcccACCACCATCCCCACCCTCGACGGCTGGATCGAGAGCTTGATGGGCTGCAAGCAGCTGGCCGAGTCTGATGTTCAGAGACTGTGCGACAAG GCACGAGAAGTTCTACAGGAGGAGTCGAATGTGCAACCCGTG AAATGCCCCGTCACCGTCTGTGGTGATATCCACGGCCAGTTCCACGACCTGATGGAGCTCTTCAAGATTGGTGGCCCCAACCCCGATACCAACTACCTCTTCATGG GCGACTACGTCGACCGAGGTTACTACTCCGTCGAGACCGtcaccctcctcgtcgccctcaaGATCCGATACCCTCAGCGAATCACCATCCTCCGAGGAAACCACGAGTCCCGTCAGATCACCCAGGTCTACGGCTTCTACGACGAGTGCCTCCGAAAATACGGCAACGCAAACGTGTGGAAGTACTTTACCGACCTCTTCGACTACCTCCCCCTCACTGCCTTGATCGACAACCAGATCTTCTGTCTTCACGGCGGTCTCTCCCCCAGTATCGACACGCTGGATAACATCCGAGCTCTCGATCGCATCCAGGAGGTCCCCCACGAGGGTCCCATGTGTGATCTCCTGTGGTCAGACCCCGACGACCGATGCGGCTGGGGTATCTCCCCCCGTGGTGCGGGGTACACATTCGGCCAGGATATTTCAGAGGCTTTCAATCACAACAACGGCTTGACCCTGATTGCGCGAGCCCATCAGCTCGTCATGGAGGGTTACAACTGGTCTCAAGACAGAAATGTCGTGACAATCTTCTCAG CACCCAACTACTGCTACAGATGCGGTAACCAggccgccatcatggagatTGATGAGCACCTGAAGTATACTTT CTTGCAATTCGACCCATGCCCCAGAGCAGGCGAGCCTATGGTCTCAAGGC GGACTCCCGACTACTTCCTCTAA